From the genome of Mycoplasma putrefaciens KS1, one region includes:
- a CDS encoding FMN-dependent NADH-azoreductase, whose amino-acid sequence MSKVLVLKTTVQADEVSNSVALTNRFLEEYKKLNPNDEIIEIDLNKEEVGTNILTQQKFPTFFKQEASIKYIKLLKSVDKLVIACPMYNFSTPATLKTFIDHVSLANETFSYKYSKKGDAIGLVTNLKAQILGVQGAPLGWYPWGAHTQYLEGALGFLGIKFNKTVLLAGVKVGEFGQLSPAERVESIIDEIKQAAKTF is encoded by the coding sequence ATGAGTAAAGTTCTTGTTTTAAAAACAACTGTGCAAGCTGATGAGGTTTCTAATTCGGTTGCTTTAACAAATAGATTTTTAGAAGAATATAAAAAATTAAATCCTAATGATGAAATTATTGAAATAGATTTAAACAAAGAAGAAGTTGGGACTAATATTTTAACTCAACAAAAATTTCCAACCTTTTTTAAACAAGAAGCTTCTATTAAATATATTAAATTATTAAAAAGTGTTGATAAGTTAGTGATTGCTTGTCCTATGTATAATTTTTCAACTCCTGCAACTTTAAAAACCTTTATTGATCATGTTTCTTTAGCTAATGAAACATTTTCATATAAGTATTCTAAAAAAGGTGATGCTATTGGGTTAGTTACTAATTTAAAAGCCCAAATTCTAGGAGTTCAAGGAGCGCCCCTAGGTTGATATCCATGAGGAGCACACACTCAATATCTTGAAGGTGCTTTAGGATTTTTAGGAATAAAATTCAATAAAACAGTTTTATTAGCAGGTGTTAAAGTCGGAGAATTTGGTCAGTTATCTCCAGCAGAACGTGTAGAATCAATTATTGATGAAATTAAACAAGCTGCTAAAACATTTTAA